One stretch of Corallococcus soli DNA includes these proteins:
- a CDS encoding type VI secretion system Vgr family protein, producing the protein MIANAALLANQTEFDFQLGPHTADDLTVLGFEADETVSQPYSVEVELTPKPDVELDETALLGKDARLTVQLGDGTARFFHGVVARTDRRDEGTGPQRRRYRVTVVPRLWTLRHTRRSRIFQELTVPQIVHKVLEQGQVEHRLALSSAYRKRDYCVQYRESDLDFVSRLLEEEGIFYLFEHGEDAHTMVLGDAASANPDMMGEPRLVFRERSRMVAPKEFVHSLSAKLEVQPGAVAMRDFNFTRPAQDLGATTTADDGESALEIYDYPGLYDEPGAGKALAKIRLEELRARVETVSGASYSRRICAGHTFELAEHPDTALNRKYLPLSVRHTGHQQEALVAEQASLGTKEGYLNEFLCQPATVPFRPPRSTPRPVIPGAQTAIVVGPSGEEIHTDPHGRIKVQFHWDREGKGDDKSSCWIRVSQAWAGPGWGALYLPRIGQEVVVEFLEGDPDRPIITGSVYNGQNPPPIDLPAEKTKSTLRSSSSPGGDGFNELRFEDAAGSEEVYLHAQKDLNIVVENDKTQLVGGNETLLVKKDRSRTIEGNQSLEVKKNDDSVIGGNQSLAVTGNRSTAVMGNHTEAVTGDQSVQVSGNQSVSVALASAETVGLGKMLNVGGALAVTVGAAFNELVGGLKSEQVGGAKVEVVGARKSETVKGSRSLQVGGDLSEEVQKSRTLKVEKDLLLSVGGKLNHAVKDAYTLSAKEIALVAQEQFTLKVGSATLQVKKNGDVVIKGAKIEVTASGDVIIKGSKISEN; encoded by the coding sequence ATGATCGCGAATGCTGCGCTGCTGGCGAACCAGACAGAGTTCGACTTCCAGCTGGGGCCGCACACGGCCGACGACCTCACCGTGCTGGGGTTCGAAGCGGATGAGACCGTCTCCCAGCCCTACTCCGTCGAAGTCGAGCTGACGCCGAAGCCAGACGTGGAGCTGGACGAGACGGCCCTCCTCGGAAAGGACGCGCGGCTCACCGTGCAGCTGGGGGATGGCACCGCCCGCTTCTTCCATGGCGTCGTCGCCCGCACCGACCGCCGGGACGAAGGCACCGGCCCCCAGCGCCGCCGCTACCGGGTGACGGTGGTGCCCCGGCTGTGGACGCTCCGGCACACCCGCCGCAGCCGCATCTTCCAGGAGCTGACCGTCCCGCAGATCGTGCACAAGGTGCTCGAACAGGGACAGGTGGAGCACCGCCTGGCGCTCTCCAGCGCGTACCGCAAGCGCGACTACTGCGTGCAGTACCGCGAATCCGACCTCGACTTCGTCTCCCGGCTCCTGGAGGAGGAGGGCATCTTCTACCTCTTCGAGCACGGCGAGGACGCGCACACGATGGTGCTCGGCGACGCCGCGTCGGCCAATCCGGACATGATGGGCGAGCCCCGGCTCGTCTTCCGGGAGCGGTCGCGGATGGTGGCGCCCAAGGAGTTCGTCCACTCGCTCAGCGCGAAGCTGGAGGTCCAGCCCGGCGCCGTGGCGATGCGGGACTTCAACTTCACCCGCCCCGCGCAGGACCTGGGCGCGACCACCACCGCGGACGACGGCGAGTCCGCGCTGGAGATCTACGACTACCCCGGCCTCTACGACGAGCCCGGCGCGGGCAAGGCGCTCGCGAAGATCCGCCTGGAGGAGCTGCGCGCCCGCGTGGAGACCGTGTCCGGCGCCAGCTACAGCCGGCGCATCTGCGCGGGCCACACCTTCGAGCTGGCGGAGCACCCGGACACCGCCCTGAACCGCAAGTACCTGCCCCTGTCCGTGCGCCACACCGGCCACCAGCAGGAAGCGCTGGTGGCGGAGCAGGCCTCGCTGGGCACGAAGGAGGGCTACCTCAACGAATTCCTCTGCCAGCCGGCCACGGTGCCCTTCCGGCCGCCGCGGAGCACGCCCCGCCCCGTCATCCCGGGCGCGCAGACGGCCATCGTCGTGGGCCCCTCCGGCGAGGAGATCCACACCGACCCGCACGGCCGCATCAAGGTCCAGTTCCACTGGGACCGCGAGGGCAAGGGCGACGACAAGAGCTCCTGTTGGATCCGCGTGAGCCAGGCGTGGGCGGGCCCCGGCTGGGGCGCCCTGTACCTGCCGCGCATCGGCCAGGAGGTCGTCGTCGAGTTCCTGGAGGGGGACCCGGACCGGCCCATCATCACCGGCAGCGTCTACAACGGGCAGAACCCGCCTCCCATCGACCTGCCCGCGGAGAAGACGAAGAGCACGCTGCGCTCCAGCTCCAGCCCCGGAGGCGACGGCTTCAACGAGCTGCGGTTCGAGGACGCGGCGGGCTCCGAGGAGGTCTACCTCCACGCCCAGAAGGACCTGAACATCGTCGTCGAGAACGACAAGACCCAGCTGGTGGGCGGCAATGAGACGCTCCTCGTCAAGAAGGACCGCAGCCGCACCATCGAAGGCAACCAGTCGCTGGAGGTGAAGAAGAACGACGACTCCGTCATCGGCGGCAACCAGTCGCTCGCGGTGACGGGCAACCGCTCCACCGCCGTGATGGGCAATCACACGGAGGCCGTGACGGGCGACCAGTCCGTGCAGGTGAGCGGAAACCAGAGCGTGTCGGTCGCCCTGGCCTCCGCGGAGACGGTGGGCCTGGGAAAGATGCTCAATGTGGGCGGCGCGCTCGCCGTCACCGTGGGCGCGGCCTTCAACGAGCTGGTGGGCGGCCTCAAATCCGAACAGGTCGGCGGCGCCAAGGTGGAAGTCGTTGGCGCCAGGAAATCCGAAACCGTCAAAGGCTCACGCAGCCTCCAGGTCGGTGGCGACCTGTCTGAAGAGGTGCAGAAGTCACGCACACTCAAGGTGGAAAAGGATCTGTTGTTGAGCGTGGGGGGGAAGCTCAATCACGCCGTCAAGGATGCCTACACGCTCTCCGCCAAGGAGATTGCCCTGGTGGCCCAGGAGCAGTTCACCTTGAAGGTCGGGTCCGCCACGCTCCAGGTGAAGAAGAACGGGGACGTGGTCATCAAGGGCGCGAAGATCGAAGTCACCGCCAGCGGTGACGTCATCATCAAGGGTTCGAAGATCTCCGAGAACTAG
- a CDS encoding OmpA family protein has product MLLCRLQVLSLVLATATAAAQSPLPGIELERLELNPGAEGSLVVSLGQLLPSGHYRATVAMQYAHDPLLFERDGEAFKIVGSRATTHLAVAYSVTSWLQFGVQLPVVAFQSGSDLSGENITRPASFALGTPAASARVGILTQDNEGGVDLALEMGVGLPVGSKEGLTRDGALRLAPRLMVGRHFGFLRGGLEVGFLSRPQQALTQRPGILVDEVGNELRIGAALATTGRRLRWELNVRGMVPLTNQPGAVELLPGARYLVKPTFELFALAGMGVGSAPGTPLFRLMVGGAFGDVTPERGPGESSVNCEPGLPHTIEECPDMDEDHDGVRNGVDRCPQVPGTLERNGCEKMDTDSDGLEDALDMCPVEPGPASSQGCPLRDTDKDGTEDDSDTCPNEAGPPDNQGCPVRDADKDGLDNDKDACPNEAGPLERDGCPETDTDKDGVPNRIDSCANEAGAYDNLGCPQHIYPLVVLHATRLEMRGKIYFEPAQTRVNARSNPVLDWVAQVILEHPEFPLIAVGAHTDDRGLPEANRQLSQGRAAAVRQYLISKKVPPERLAAYGYGQDRPIDSNLTSVGRENNRRVEFLIVDPQAEKPAGPRREPGSGETR; this is encoded by the coding sequence ATGCTCCTGTGCCGGCTGCAAGTGCTGTCGCTCGTCCTGGCCACCGCCACCGCCGCGGCTCAGTCGCCCTTGCCCGGCATCGAGCTGGAGAGGCTGGAGCTGAACCCTGGCGCGGAGGGTTCACTCGTCGTGAGTCTGGGACAGCTTCTGCCGTCGGGCCATTATCGCGCCACCGTGGCCATGCAGTACGCACACGACCCCCTGCTGTTTGAAAGGGATGGCGAGGCTTTCAAGATTGTCGGGAGTCGCGCGACCACGCACCTGGCTGTAGCGTATTCCGTTACAAGTTGGTTGCAGTTCGGCGTGCAGCTTCCGGTGGTTGCCTTCCAGAGCGGCTCGGACCTGAGCGGGGAGAACATCACGCGGCCGGCGAGCTTCGCGCTGGGCACGCCCGCGGCCAGCGCCCGCGTGGGGATCCTCACGCAAGACAATGAAGGGGGCGTGGATCTGGCGTTGGAGATGGGGGTGGGGCTGCCCGTCGGCAGCAAGGAGGGGCTCACGCGGGATGGTGCGTTGAGGCTGGCGCCCCGGCTGATGGTGGGGCGGCACTTCGGCTTCCTGCGCGGAGGATTGGAGGTCGGCTTCCTGAGTCGGCCGCAGCAGGCGCTGACCCAGCGGCCGGGCATCCTGGTGGACGAGGTGGGCAACGAGCTGCGCATTGGCGCGGCGCTCGCGACGACCGGACGGCGGCTGCGCTGGGAGTTGAACGTCCGGGGCATGGTGCCGCTGACGAACCAGCCCGGGGCGGTGGAGCTGCTGCCCGGCGCGCGCTACCTGGTGAAGCCGACCTTCGAGCTGTTCGCGCTGGCGGGCATGGGCGTGGGCAGCGCGCCGGGGACGCCGCTCTTCCGGTTGATGGTGGGTGGGGCCTTTGGCGACGTGACGCCCGAGCGCGGGCCGGGCGAGTCCTCGGTGAACTGCGAGCCGGGCCTGCCGCACACGATTGAAGAGTGCCCCGACATGGACGAGGACCACGACGGGGTGCGCAACGGCGTGGACCGGTGTCCGCAGGTGCCCGGCACGCTGGAGCGCAACGGCTGCGAGAAGATGGACACGGACTCCGACGGCCTGGAGGACGCGCTGGACATGTGTCCCGTGGAGCCGGGGCCGGCCTCCAGCCAGGGCTGCCCGCTGCGCGACACGGACAAGGACGGCACGGAGGACGACTCGGACACCTGCCCGAACGAAGCAGGGCCGCCGGACAACCAGGGCTGCCCGGTGCGTGACGCGGACAAGGACGGGCTCGACAACGACAAGGACGCCTGCCCGAACGAGGCGGGCCCCCTGGAGCGCGACGGCTGCCCGGAGACGGACACGGACAAGGACGGCGTGCCGAACCGCATCGACAGCTGCGCCAACGAGGCGGGGGCGTACGACAACCTGGGCTGCCCGCAGCACATCTACCCGCTGGTGGTGCTCCACGCGACGCGGCTGGAGATGCGGGGGAAGATCTACTTCGAGCCCGCGCAGACGCGCGTCAACGCGCGCTCCAACCCGGTGCTCGACTGGGTGGCGCAGGTCATCCTGGAGCACCCGGAGTTCCCGCTGATCGCGGTGGGGGCGCATACCGACGACCGGGGCCTGCCGGAGGCGAACCGCCAGTTGTCGCAGGGGCGGGCGGCGGCGGTGCGCCAGTACCTCATCAGCAAGAAGGTCCCGCCCGAGCGGCTCGCCGCGTACGGCTACGGCCAGGATCGCCCCATTGACAGCAACCTGACCTCCGTCGGCCGGGAGAACAACCGCCGCGTGGAGTTCCTGATCGTCGACCCGCAGGCGGAGAAGCCAGCGGGTCCCCGGCGCGAGCCGGGCTCCGGAGAGACCCGATGA
- a CDS encoding Ig-like domain-containing protein, with protein MSSVDEDLDLGDAGDEDAGAADAGAEDAGATDGGPEDAGATDAGAEDAGASDAGPADAGVTDAGAEDAGATDAGVEDAGLSDAGPADAGTTDAGLGDAGSSDAGPADAGATDAGLGDAGSSDAGLADAGATDAGSSDAGLADAGATDAGSSDAGLADAGATDAGATDAGPADAGATDAGSSDAGLADAGAIDAGPVGPVDAGSIDAGFPSKPTVVAPVHGALLNMATPTFSGRADAGVLVTLYINDDPEVTNVGVDAGSWSYVPTVALREGLNWVRVKSKNAAGNESPFSNTNVFTVDTAAPSVPTISVPDAGAFVRSSSLFFRGTADPDTTVSLLFDGADAGTALASRTGNTWSFAEPVPSLTEGPHTLKARATDPAGNRTDSVARAFTVDDTPPDTNLTATPSTPLTNNPTMLFAFTSEAGASFECRVDQGNFTPCVSTQSLNFDGGTHRFEVRAKDRAGNVDPSSALHAWETDLSNPAAPELTSPDAGAYLSDTQVVIAGTAEAGSAVTVVVGGVSRGTVDANAVGQWALPLTLTAGTYNAQATAKDKAGNGSPPSTSRSFTVDVTAPDTRIDQGPQSNEYSSASSFPFAFSFVGTTGETGTFECSLDSAGFAPCTSPQTVNVGIFPIGEGPHIVRVRAVDRARNPDATPALVNWTVDRVEPNTVITLFPAKLTNLPTFVFGFSSNEDVTEYQCIVDGPDPVDSPFIANCNNGSYPVNVLDGPHTLWVRARDKARNVDRTAASYSWRVDGTRPSKPVLTSPLAGTHVRTTLPIIKGSTEAGAQVRVFAGTTQVGSTTADAQGDWSVGPSVELSQGEQKITADARDEATNPSEPSDELKFTVDSIAPDTQLTKNPPPLDKSNQATFEFSSPDPTAIFDCRLDQEDFVLDCSSPYTLTVGDGAHVFTVRARDEAGNEDQTPKIFAWTADGAPPSVTITSKPSQRTNERVAKFTFESTAAKATFPCQLDTLPPVADCGANYTSALLDAGEHTLVVRARSLAGNESLPASWTWVIDTNLPDTLITSAPPTPTKERKFLFDYKSNRPEGEVVYFKCSLDRAPEVGCDERPFLVEVISDGEHRLEVTAEDALGNRDSDPAVHVWTVDTRSPDTILLEEPKYPGKLVNTSRWPFGFRSTEVGGRFECRLDLALPLGCVSPFELDFSDGSHVLEIRAIDAAGNEDESPVSYSWVVDTKAPPVPALTAPAADALVSTATPLLEGTGEPGSTVQISVDGPSVGTVVVNDAGRWSYSPTQPLRDGAHSIVVRAQDPAGNSSGSSEAFVLSVDTQAPDTAIVSGPEERVRKTSATFQFSSPEEGATFECSLNNVEFSPCDASISFEVIEGAHSLKVRARDRAGNVDTSPETRSWRVSLGSDTRTLGGGLSCSSSGGGAPFGMLAALLGLALKAGRRRPTRTQTPADGGAGPRRT; from the coding sequence GTGTCCTCGGTCGATGAAGACCTTGATCTCGGCGATGCGGGTGATGAGGACGCGGGGGCGGCGGATGCAGGGGCGGAAGATGCAGGCGCGACGGACGGGGGCCCTGAGGATGCAGGCGCGACGGACGCGGGTGCGGAGGATGCGGGTGCCTCGGATGCAGGCCCTGCGGACGCAGGCGTGACGGATGCGGGTGCGGAGGACGCAGGCGCGACCGACGCGGGTGTGGAGGATGCGGGTCTCAGTGATGCAGGCCCTGCGGACGCAGGTACGACGGATGCGGGTCTCGGCGATGCGGGTTCCAGCGATGCAGGCCCTGCGGATGCCGGTGCGACGGATGCGGGTCTCGGCGATGCGGGTTCCAGCGATGCAGGCCTTGCGGATGCCGGTGCGACGGATGCGGGTTCCAGCGATGCAGGCCTTGCGGACGCCGGTGCGACGGATGCGGGTTCCAGCGATGCAGGTCTTGCGGACGCCGGTGCAACGGACGCCGGTGCAACGGACGCAGGCCCTGCGGACGCCGGTGCAACGGATGCGGGTTCCAGCGATGCAGGCCTTGCGGACGCCGGTGCTATCGACGCCGGCCCTGTGGGCCCTGTGGATGCGGGATCCATTGATGCAGGGTTTCCAAGCAAGCCCACGGTGGTCGCACCGGTCCACGGGGCGCTCTTGAACATGGCGACCCCGACGTTCTCAGGCCGCGCGGATGCCGGAGTCCTGGTCACCCTCTACATCAACGACGATCCAGAGGTGACGAACGTCGGCGTGGACGCGGGCTCCTGGTCATACGTGCCCACCGTGGCTCTCCGGGAGGGCCTGAACTGGGTCCGGGTCAAGTCGAAGAATGCCGCAGGGAATGAGAGCCCGTTCTCCAACACCAATGTCTTCACGGTGGATACAGCGGCTCCATCGGTGCCCACCATCAGCGTGCCCGATGCGGGGGCGTTCGTCCGCTCCAGCTCCCTGTTCTTCCGGGGCACCGCGGATCCGGACACCACGGTGTCATTGCTCTTCGATGGGGCGGATGCGGGGACCGCGCTGGCCAGCAGGACGGGAAACACCTGGAGCTTCGCGGAGCCGGTGCCCTCCCTCACCGAGGGACCCCACACACTCAAGGCGCGAGCCACGGATCCCGCTGGCAATCGTACTGACTCTGTTGCCCGGGCGTTCACGGTGGACGACACGCCGCCGGACACGAACCTCACCGCGACGCCAAGCACGCCCCTGACCAACAACCCGACGATGCTCTTCGCCTTCACCTCGGAGGCGGGCGCGAGCTTCGAATGCCGGGTCGATCAAGGGAACTTCACCCCCTGCGTTTCGACCCAGAGCCTGAATTTCGACGGGGGGACCCACAGGTTCGAAGTGCGTGCGAAGGACAGGGCGGGCAACGTCGATCCCAGCTCCGCGCTCCACGCCTGGGAGACGGACCTGTCCAATCCAGCCGCGCCCGAGCTGACGTCACCGGACGCCGGCGCCTATCTGTCCGACACCCAAGTCGTCATCGCGGGGACGGCCGAGGCGGGAAGTGCGGTGACGGTGGTCGTGGGGGGCGTTTCCAGGGGGACGGTGGACGCGAATGCAGTGGGCCAGTGGGCGCTTCCTCTCACGCTGACTGCTGGCACCTACAACGCCCAGGCCACCGCGAAGGACAAGGCAGGGAATGGGAGTCCCCCATCCACCAGCCGCTCGTTCACCGTGGACGTCACCGCGCCCGACACGAGAATCGATCAAGGACCCCAGTCCAATGAGTACTCCTCTGCCTCCTCCTTTCCGTTCGCCTTCAGCTTCGTCGGGACGACAGGGGAGACGGGGACCTTCGAGTGCAGCCTGGACAGCGCTGGATTCGCTCCCTGCACGAGCCCCCAGACGGTGAATGTCGGGATCTTTCCCATTGGTGAAGGGCCGCACATCGTCCGCGTCCGCGCCGTGGACCGTGCACGGAACCCTGATGCCACACCGGCCCTGGTGAACTGGACCGTGGATCGCGTGGAACCCAATACGGTGATCACCCTGTTCCCGGCGAAGTTGACGAACCTGCCGACGTTCGTCTTCGGCTTCAGCTCCAATGAGGACGTGACGGAGTACCAGTGCATCGTCGATGGTCCTGACCCCGTCGATTCACCGTTCATCGCCAACTGCAACAATGGTTCGTATCCCGTCAACGTCTTGGATGGTCCGCACACGCTGTGGGTCCGAGCACGGGACAAGGCGAGGAACGTTGATCGAACCGCGGCCTCCTACTCATGGCGGGTGGACGGGACGCGCCCCTCGAAGCCCGTCCTGACGAGCCCGTTGGCGGGGACCCATGTCAGGACGACCCTGCCCATCATCAAGGGAAGCACGGAAGCTGGTGCGCAGGTGCGTGTGTTCGCGGGCACCACCCAGGTGGGCTCGACGACGGCCGATGCTCAGGGTGACTGGAGCGTGGGCCCTTCGGTAGAGCTGTCGCAGGGGGAGCAGAAGATCACGGCTGACGCGAGGGACGAGGCGACGAATCCCAGCGAGCCGTCCGATGAACTCAAGTTCACCGTGGACTCGATCGCCCCGGACACGCAGTTGACCAAGAACCCGCCGCCGCTGGACAAGTCCAATCAGGCGACGTTCGAGTTCAGCTCCCCCGATCCGACCGCGATCTTCGATTGCCGTCTCGATCAGGAGGATTTCGTTCTGGATTGCAGCTCGCCCTACACCTTGACCGTCGGAGACGGGGCGCACGTTTTCACGGTGCGTGCCAGGGACGAGGCAGGCAATGAAGATCAGACTCCCAAGATCTTCGCATGGACCGCGGACGGCGCTCCGCCATCAGTGACCATCACGTCCAAGCCCTCCCAACGGACCAACGAGAGGGTGGCGAAGTTCACCTTTGAGTCGACGGCGGCCAAGGCGACCTTCCCTTGCCAGCTCGATACACTCCCGCCCGTCGCAGACTGTGGTGCGAACTACACGTCCGCGCTGCTGGATGCTGGAGAGCACACGCTCGTCGTGCGTGCCAGGAGCCTCGCGGGGAACGAGTCCCTTCCCGCGAGCTGGACCTGGGTCATCGACACCAACCTCCCCGATACCCTCATCACGTCCGCGCCGCCGACCCCGACCAAGGAGCGCAAGTTCCTTTTTGATTACAAGTCAAACAGGCCGGAGGGAGAGGTCGTCTATTTCAAGTGCAGCCTCGACCGGGCGCCCGAAGTGGGATGTGACGAGCGCCCCTTCCTCGTGGAGGTCATCTCGGATGGTGAGCACAGGCTGGAGGTCACGGCAGAAGATGCACTGGGGAACAGGGATTCTGATCCCGCCGTGCATGTCTGGACCGTGGACACGCGAAGCCCGGACACCATCCTCCTGGAGGAGCCGAAGTACCCCGGGAAGCTGGTGAACACCTCCCGGTGGCCGTTCGGCTTCAGGTCCACGGAGGTCGGAGGACGCTTCGAGTGCCGCCTGGATCTCGCCCTGCCGCTGGGGTGCGTCAGTCCCTTCGAACTCGACTTCAGCGATGGGTCCCACGTCCTCGAAATCCGGGCCATCGACGCGGCGGGGAACGAGGACGAAAGTCCCGTGTCCTATTCATGGGTGGTGGACACGAAGGCGCCACCGGTCCCGGCACTGACGGCGCCAGCGGCGGACGCACTGGTTTCGACAGCCACTCCACTCCTGGAAGGCACGGGTGAGCCCGGAAGCACGGTGCAGATCTCCGTGGACGGACCCTCGGTTGGCACGGTGGTCGTGAATGATGCGGGACGCTGGAGCTACTCACCGACACAGCCCCTGCGGGATGGGGCGCATTCCATCGTGGTCCGAGCGCAAGATCCCGCGGGCAATTCGAGCGGCTCTTCCGAGGCCTTCGTCCTCTCGGTGGACACGCAGGCTCCCGATACCGCCATCGTCTCAGGACCGGAGGAGCGCGTTCGGAAGACCTCGGCGACCTTCCAGTTCTCGTCACCGGAAGAGGGCGCGACCTTCGAGTGCAGCTTGAACAACGTGGAGTTCTCGCCTTGCGACGCCTCGATTTCGTTCGAGGTGATCGAAGGTGCCCACTCCCTCAAGGTGCGGGCCAGGGACCGGGCGGGCAACGTGGACACCTCTCCTGAGACCCGCTCCTGGCGCGTCTCCCTGGGCTCCGACACGCGGACCCTGGGCGGTGGCCTGAGCTGTTCCTCCTCGGGTGGGGGCGCCCCCTTCGGAATGCTGGCGGCACTCCTGGGCCTGGCGCTGAAGGCGGGACGGCGACGTCCCACGCGGACCCAGACGCCCGCGGATGGGGGCGCTGGGCCGCGCCGTACCTGA
- a CDS encoding serine/threonine-protein kinase, with protein MNESTAASDPRIGSVLQERYRIIERLAAGGMGIVYRGERLEVGKAVAIKFLHAWAARDEDFRKRFQVEARAMSRLTHPCCVSVMDFGVDQDSPYMVMDFVTGETLRSLLREGPLPLPRALGALRQVLAGLAHAHEQGIIHRDIKPENVIVTHAVGLGEQVRILDFGLAKLRDEVTGITSGMMLGTPAYMAPEQIHGEPVGPPTDLYATGVLLFELLTGKKPFNATGNAELLRMHREVPPPRLRAAAPEAGFSPELEATLLKALAKAPAERFQSATEFLAALEGAGPGAVSSAAAHAMGAAPTVPVSATPAPSRPSEEVLATRNARARPRATPTDLPAEEARPPEPAPVESPAGVAVKQEPSGTSEATVRSVPAVAPPAGGRSRLWVGGAALLTLLVAGIGWWVAPSTSAEPAPASLEVAAPEAPKAEPPRAAPPEWQPVAEPLPGIDEVQRLIQAQRRDAALAALKKLAAKHPTSAYVRYLEGNVNFDNLRWVDGVAAYRATLRNDAAYRNAPVLIQNAIRCLVSDRFHRTCQDFIRADLGEAAVPFLEEAARTHAMASVRTRAADLLRRRSLTSPSGAR; from the coding sequence ATGAACGAGTCCACGGCCGCCTCGGATCCCCGCATCGGCTCGGTGTTGCAGGAGCGCTACCGCATCATCGAGCGGCTCGCGGCGGGAGGCATGGGCATCGTCTACCGGGGCGAGCGGCTGGAGGTGGGCAAGGCGGTCGCCATCAAGTTCCTGCACGCCTGGGCCGCCCGGGATGAGGACTTCCGCAAGCGCTTCCAGGTGGAGGCGCGCGCGATGAGCCGCCTCACCCATCCGTGCTGCGTGTCCGTCATGGACTTCGGCGTGGACCAGGACTCGCCGTACATGGTGATGGACTTCGTCACCGGAGAGACCCTGCGCAGCCTGCTGCGCGAGGGCCCCCTGCCACTGCCCCGGGCCCTGGGCGCCCTGCGGCAGGTGCTGGCGGGGCTGGCGCACGCACATGAGCAGGGGATCATCCACCGGGACATCAAGCCGGAGAACGTCATCGTCACCCATGCGGTCGGGCTCGGGGAGCAGGTGCGCATCCTCGACTTCGGGCTCGCCAAGCTTCGCGATGAGGTGACGGGCATCACCTCCGGGATGATGCTCGGGACCCCTGCCTACATGGCCCCGGAGCAGATCCACGGCGAGCCGGTGGGGCCCCCCACGGACCTGTATGCCACCGGGGTGCTGCTCTTCGAGCTGCTCACCGGGAAGAAGCCCTTCAACGCGACCGGCAACGCGGAGCTGCTGCGCATGCACCGCGAGGTCCCACCGCCACGCCTGCGCGCGGCGGCCCCCGAAGCCGGCTTCTCCCCGGAGCTCGAAGCGACCCTGCTGAAGGCGCTGGCGAAGGCCCCGGCGGAGCGCTTCCAGTCCGCGACGGAGTTCCTGGCCGCGCTCGAAGGGGCCGGGCCGGGTGCGGTCAGCTCCGCCGCCGCGCATGCAATGGGCGCCGCCCCGACGGTGCCGGTCTCCGCCACCCCCGCGCCGTCACGTCCCAGCGAGGAAGTGCTCGCGACGCGCAACGCCCGGGCGCGGCCCCGCGCGACGCCCACGGACCTTCCAGCCGAAGAAGCCCGGCCTCCGGAGCCAGCGCCGGTGGAGTCGCCGGCAGGCGTGGCCGTGAAGCAAGAGCCCTCGGGTACATCCGAAGCGACCGTCCGTTCCGTCCCGGCCGTGGCCCCGCCCGCAGGGGGCCGCTCGCGCCTCTGGGTGGGGGGCGCGGCGCTCCTCACCCTGCTCGTGGCGGGCATCGGCTGGTGGGTGGCTCCGTCCACGTCAGCAGAACCGGCGCCCGCGTCGTTGGAGGTCGCGGCTCCCGAGGCCCCGAAGGCCGAGCCTCCTCGGGCGGCTCCCCCGGAGTGGCAACCCGTCGCGGAGCCGCTCCCCGGCATCGACGAGGTCCAGCGGTTGATCCAGGCGCAGCGGCGGGACGCGGCCCTGGCGGCGCTGAAGAAGCTGGCCGCGAAGCATCCGACGAGCGCCTACGTCCGCTACCTGGAGGGGAACGTCAACTTCGACAACCTTCGCTGGGTGGATGGCGTGGCGGCCTACCGGGCGACGCTGCGCAATGACGCCGCCTACCGCAACGCACCGGTCCTCATCCAGAACGCCATCCGCTGCCTCGTCAGCGACCGGTTCCACCGCACCTGCCAGGACTTCATCCGCGCGGACCTGGGCGAGGCCGCGGTGCCGTTCCTGGAAGAGGCAGCCCGCACCCACGCCATGGCCAGTGTCCGGACGCGGGCGGCGGACCTGCTCCGTCGCCGGAGCCTCACGTCGCCTTCGGGCGCACGCTAA
- a CDS encoding GNAT family N-acetyltransferase, producing MAPVTFRLATAADLPVILALLADDAIARSRTGYLEEPVPAVRAAFEEIAADPNNELVVGVREGEVIATLQLTYIPGLSRGGMRRALVEAVRVRSDLRGQRIGELLMQDAMARARARGCGLMQLTTDKRRLEAHRFYARLGFEASHEGMKRPL from the coding sequence ATGGCCCCTGTCACCTTCCGCCTCGCCACGGCCGCCGACCTGCCCGTCATCCTCGCGCTGCTCGCGGATGACGCCATCGCACGCTCGCGCACGGGCTACCTGGAGGAGCCCGTCCCCGCCGTGCGCGCCGCGTTCGAAGAGATCGCCGCGGATCCGAACAACGAGCTCGTCGTGGGCGTGCGCGAGGGTGAGGTCATCGCCACGCTCCAGCTCACGTACATCCCGGGGCTGAGCCGGGGCGGCATGCGGCGCGCGCTGGTGGAGGCCGTGCGCGTGCGCTCGGACCTGCGGGGACAGCGCATTGGCGAGCTGTTGATGCAGGACGCGATGGCGCGCGCGCGGGCCCGGGGCTGCGGATTGATGCAGCTCACCACCGACAAGCGCCGCCTGGAGGCCCACCGCTTCTATGCGCGGCTGGGCTTCGAGGCGAGCCATGAGGGCATGAAGCGCCCGCTCTGA
- a CDS encoding VOC family protein has product MATKIFINLPVQSLDRAVGFFTKLGYTFNAQFTDANATCMIISEDIYAMLLVKDFFKTFTTKEVADATKVTETIIALTADSRAAVDALMEKALAAGAKELKSMDQGFMYQRSFEDPDGHQWETFWMDPAAIK; this is encoded by the coding sequence ATGGCCACCAAGATCTTCATCAACCTGCCCGTCCAGTCGCTCGACCGCGCGGTCGGCTTCTTCACGAAGCTGGGCTACACGTTCAACGCCCAGTTCACCGACGCGAACGCCACCTGCATGATCATCTCCGAGGACATCTACGCGATGTTGCTCGTGAAGGACTTCTTCAAGACCTTCACCACCAAGGAGGTCGCGGACGCGACGAAGGTGACGGAGACCATCATCGCCCTCACCGCGGACAGCCGCGCCGCCGTCGACGCGCTGATGGAGAAGGCCCTGGCCGCGGGCGCCAAGGAGCTGAAGAGCATGGACCAGGGCTTCATGTACCAGCGGAGCTTCGAGGACCCCGACGGGCACCAGTGGGAGACCTTCTGGATGGACCCCGCCGCCATCAAGTAG